Below is a window of Carassius gibelio isolate Cgi1373 ecotype wild population from Czech Republic chromosome B23, carGib1.2-hapl.c, whole genome shotgun sequence DNA.
taaagatGAGATTCCTTGAATTTCGTGAGGCATAATTTAAATTCATGCCTTAAAATTAAAAGTCTTTCTCGCAGTACTGCAAAAACTTTGTAATGTATCGCCAGCCTCAAGAGGAACATTAAGTAGTTAAACTGTCTTAGTACATTTTGcatataaataatcatttttttatcattaacgTAAAACAGTGTTTCAATACAATGCATGAAACTACAATAAAGCACCAAATATAAATTTAGATGAATTAAATTTAAAGAATTCAATTAAAGTGTCTAATTAAACTTCATAATTCCCTCAGCCTCCATGCTAAAGAGGATTTCCTCTAAAGAAGATCTTGCACATATGAATGTTCCATGAGGATGAAAGTAAACATCCTGAAAGGAATCTAAAGTGCCACTCTTTGCTCTTCATTTAAACAGGACGATCAGTCGCTGGTGAATCCCATTACACATAATGAACCATTCAATGTGTAAACTTTCACACAATCGATCTTCAAAAGACCCACGAAATAAAGAGCATACGCAAACCTTACATTTTAAACCTGAAAGCATCTTGATGATATTATGCTTTCCATTATTGCTGATGCAGATGAATGATAATTGTTATATCAGTACAAGTCTTATGATAGAACACAAGAAAATCAagattgaaacacacacacagaaacgcaCTTTACCTCCTCCGCCCCAAATACAAGTTTTCTTTCAATCTTCTCATTACAGACACCTTCTGCTTGTCAGTTGATATGTGTAAAATAACACATCCGTGAAAGTTACCTTAACCGTGTGCGACATAAAGTGGTCTAAAAGCTTATGCATATTCTAAGTGCATATAAAGTGTAAAGcaaattgcatatttaaatacTCATGTCAATATAATATAAAGCGCAAATACTTCTAAATACAAAACTCATATAATGTGTTGCACTGGTGCAAAGCAGTCCACTCTGCGCTGGCCTTCGGTTCCTGCAGTTTTGCCTCTCACCACAAGGGGCTCTCTGCCAGATCTCTGCATGACGACACACACAACAAGACAAGCGTAAGTTTGGGAAGAAATGGTGCGTTTATAGACAGCAGAGGGTGAAAGAGATGGATAGAGAGAGGGAAACTGACAGAGGTGGTGGAGGAGTAGAGTtaggaagagaaagaaagagggtgAAGGAGAGAAGTGAGGGAGAAAGGgttttaatgatgctgaaaattggcCGGTGAGCGCTGTCTACCCTCTCAGTAAATCATTGCTACAGCTTCCTGACAACTTATCTGTCCTCTTGTCCTCCCCTCACAGAACTCTCCCTatcctttctctcgctctcttctcCCTCACTAATTTTATGAGGTGGTATTCAAAACTTCCATCTCCTCACCATATTCAGACTGTCACCATAAATAAAGGCCTGCATTAGCCTGTGCGAGTGTGCAAGACAGAAAAAGTGACAGACTGTGACAGGGAGATATAAAGCGAGCCGTTCGTGAGAGAGAAGGGCCAAATGTTTTTTGCGACAGTGACATATTTACTTGTGTGGTTTGTGTAAGAATATATGTGAAAATCTATCTGAGCCCGTGTCTGCAGGTTACAGATAACGACAGTGTGACTGATGGGGTTTATAGacagtgaatgtgtgtttgtgtgtgctgtacCCGAGGGTAGTGTCTCTGTTGTCAGGCAGGAGAAGAGCAGTCTCCTCTCCAGAGCCGTGCCCTCTCGACAGAGCGGCCTCATACTCTTCCTCCTGTAAAGCAGACACGCAATCATATATGCATGAATAAAGGGCCTGTTCACTTCAAGTCTGAAGAACGAGCATAACCACATTTTTAAAGTACTTTGGTTTGAAATATCATCAGTGGCAAAAAACCTTGCAAACAATTTAGAGATCATGCCATCTTATTCAATGCATCTACGCGAATTTCAACAAACtgagactttttttgtttgttttttgtttttttctccattctgtcaccgatggagttttggttccttgtcttTTTCGCtttatcattgacttgattgcaaattaatgcacacacactttaaactgaactgagctttgacacaatgtattttgtttaaagcgctatataaataaaggtgacttgacttgaaataaTATTCTgcaatctgaatttttttttctttgaataggTTTAAAACGTATCAAAATGAACTAATGGCAAGAGTTTGTACACTTTTTAGAGAATCTTGGcttgtgaaaaattatttaaatttagaatgcatttatttatgtttcatattTGGGGTCTCTGATACCCCAAACAGGAATTTTTAAGTAACATCTTTCATAAAGGATGTTGAAATTTTGTTAATAATCACTTAACAGAAGTAAAGTAATGATTTATTAACCTCAATTCTCAAACAGAACATAAACATTCAGATCCccaagaaaataaaattttattcaaATGTGATGTTAAGAGAGTTGATTATTGTTTAGATGattgaaaaattaataaataaataaaatgatttacacATTGTAGTGCCTTTCTCGTAATCAAAAACTTGATTCAGATTTACTCAAAAatctgtaaatatttatttaatatagatatatataaaaatatatttttatagattCTTGTCATTTAATCACATTAGATTTGATGTGAAATGGTCTTGAAGGTGAGGGCACCTCATAGCATAAGATGTAACATACAATTAAACATCTGCTGTAGCTCAAAGAGTAGAGCATGACCCTAGCAACGGCAAGGTCATGGGTTAAATGCCCACTGAAAGCAAAACTTAATAAAATGGATACCTTCAATGCAATCGAAGTCTCTTTGGATTAATGTgtctgctaaattcataaatgtaaataaccaACTTGTGTGCCAATATTCCcctaaatattttctatgcagcCACTAATATCATTTATCACTTTTGGATGTGCTGTGATAACTTGATGACAACAAACCCTCACCGACTCAGagctgtgagcgtgtgtgtgagcaCTGGGCTGATGTGGAGATGAGAGCGGTGCAGGTTGGCTGATGACCACGGCGTCCATGCCCAAGGGGTGTCTGGGTGAAGGTGGTGGGGTGGCCGGCAGCAGCAAGTCCGCCTGGGGCTGCTCACACAGACTGTAGTGGTTCAGAGGCCCAGAAGAGTGTGCGTCCTGCAAAGCCTCTGGGTTCTCGTCCTCAGAATCAGACAGCAGTGGACTTTCTGCATGACCTGAAACCACAAATGGCAGGTGAAACTAAATCTATAATATCAGTTATAACAAAGTAAGGTTATATTTCGATGTTGTGTAAGTATGGCAGAGTTGTGTGCATGTGGGAGGTGGGGTTGGTGTGCTGTGTTGTATGGTGCTGAAGTCTCGTCATTGTGCAGGGCCGTATAACGCAGTGTTGTGCAGTGGTGTGTGGCATTTTATGATGTGGCTGTCTGCCGCCTGGAGTTCTGTGGTATTGTTGTGTGAGGGCAATAAAGAAAAGAGACAGACCCACAATAGTGTCGTTGTGTAGTGATGTTTGTACAGAATTAAAGAAAGCACAGTGACTCACTGCTTTGCAGCAGCGCCGTCTCACTCCATTTAGAATCGCTCAGCACCTCCAGCCTTCTCTCCAGCTGACGGCTGTACTCCATCacttcctgcacacacacacagacacagttaACAAAGCTCACATTGTAAGATTAAATAATGTTACACTGTAATGTTTAAAATACCATACTGTGCCTCATCCTCTTAAGTAACGGGTGTCTTAAAAGGTCAAATTTCAGTAAATAGGAAATTTAAGGATTTGtagtgttgtgattggccaatgCAATGTGAACACAATAAAGCATGACCAATGTTGTGGGGTTAcggaataataaaatattttcaagaaGACAACGATTTAcatgctatttttgttttaactgTCATCGGGACAAATAAATGTGATTACCTCTAAAATCCCAGGTTTGTCCCAGACCATGCACTTCCGAGTGCACTCATCCTAACAAGTTTACACAAATTTGTATTTGCGAAGTTGTTTTAAGTTAGTTCATTGTTACATCCATTTgtagtttccttttttttctgtattctcAGTATAGCTATAGAGAAAATGATAGAAATTACTTGGAAACTGGACACCTTATAGTTAATTAACGTGTATTTTTTGTACTTACcctaaatcttttaaaaaaatgttttatgtttaaaatcataGTTTAAAGTAGCTTAAATATTCTAGGTAATTTTCAGtcagtgatataaaaaaaaaagtgagtgaagtgacattcagccaagtatggtgacccatactcagaatttgtgctttgcatttaacccatccaaagtacacacacacagcagtgaacacacacagcagtgaacacacacacaggagcagtgggcagctattttatgctgcggtgcccagggagcagttggtggttcagtgccttgttcaagggcacctcagtcgtggtattgccagcccaagactcgaacccacaaccctagggttaggagtcaaactctctaaccactaggccacaacttccactaggccatgacttatAGGGTCCCCATACATCATCTTATTTTTCCTGGAtgtgtcctggccaggattttgaAATTGTCTAAAatgtccaggttttggctttgttttcataatgatACTCTCAACAGTCCTACCTTCATACACGCCACGATTGGTCAAAGCCTCCATAGTCAATACTAATattgatctgaaaaccgatgcaaccagttcttgactcgagaacgagtcagtcttttgttcattatctggctcagctctgtgttcatcttcaattctctcttcacagaagttcagtcagtgtactgtttgagtaaatgaattactctgcgatattggtttgtttgaactcagagggagtgtcagccacatttaaaaagttaacagcttaagtcatttgtggattaatgcgtattggagacgcgaaccgtttaaaacgattcagttcgatttggtgaactggttgaaaaagatccggttacattgaatgattcgttcgcggaccagatatgacaaactgctttgttttgaactctctcacaacagacactgaagagaagacaatgctgaataaagtcgtagttttttctatttttagaccaaaatgtatttttgatgcttcaaaaaattctaactgatcctctgatgtcacatggactactttgatgatgtttttcttacctttctggacgtggacaataaatgtataatggccctagcctttttgtgcatttcattatgcctgcctagtgccgctTAGCttaagtgtcggttacgttcattaaaaaaacacacatggcgtgTTCTCAAgtacatttaaagtttttttaacagatgtttgaaatggattgaatcattatttaaaacaatcttggagatttttgaattgcctaaatcataaatgcagctgggttgaagcctgcagtgatgtttttcttttgttgtggcagccgtcccctctgcatatatattttttcaagaatgctgcactcctgttgctgtttgttaatctgaaacttcatgccaataaataagaaatattgctgacttgagcGTTTCCAGCactccgttatttgacgttgaaataggaaacgtcttttttttttgacatggaaaatcgattttacaatcaatTCAATGAATACttttgtcttaaaaatcgaaaattattttttctcaaaagtgacagccctaatttagAATCCCAGCCGAAAAATAGGACATATGGTCAGAACCGCTTATCAGCCATCAACCAGTTTTATTCAAACGTTAACCTTACATCATGAATATCTAAAAAtgtaaacctgaaaaaaaaaaaatactttcacttGGTACTCAGACAAGGATACCATAAAGGTGCCACAGAGGTGCCTGCATACGCATGACCAAACTCTTATGTTTATGTTCTGCAAACTCCATTCACAGCCCTTACATAGGTAACATACTAACCAGATGTTCCTCCACCTAGAAAGGATCATTTAAAGTTTATACCTCACATAAGTTTTCTTTACTTAAGATTTCATGCAATGATTAACAAAAATCACAGTGTCAGATTTGTTTAAATCCCTCGGTCCACTCGCCTGCTCGGTTTCAAATGGAAGTGTATTTCCTATGTGGAAAATTGCTTTAAACCAGTGCAATTAGACCGTTTGTATCTAATGTTTAGGACTGGTACAACAGCATGTTTCTCCTATGCCTTCAGGCTCATATGAATGAGATGGTTGTTGACCAAGAAAGTGAGCACACTCTGTAAACTTGTTGGATGACCTGTGAGAACTTTTGAAATGGCTTTAATAAGAACAAGACAACATTGAGCACTTAAGAGTTTTGTGAGAACTGCAGAGGTCTTGCCTGTATTTCTGTCTGCAGCTGCTCCTTCTCTTTCTGAGCCACTCTGAGACTGGCCTTCAGCTCTTGCAGCTCACGACGAGTCTCGCTTAGCTGAACCTAAACACAGTacatgaaaaaatacataaaaatgtaaatggttgAGGTCATTCTAGGTCGCTAAACAGATGTAAGCAAATATGTGATATTGACCATGATGAGTCTTACAAAGTGTGCAGTTAGCACTATTAAACAGACACGACTAAAAACATATTGACAAAGAAAACCACTGCtcttaatttctgtttttattactgTTTACATAATAACTTGAAGAACTTGAAACTATGTATTCTTGAGATTAATCAACTGTACATGCCATTGCTTGAaagtaatttgttaattattttaaaattgaagttattaaataaagtttgtttattAGCATATTAGCTTTTGGAAGGAAAAACTGCAATCAATAATCACTaactggtttatatatatatatatatatatatatatatatatatatatatatatatatatatatatagttgttgttgattttattattataaacagtttattcttctttttatctttctatatatttctatttttaaaagagTTTTGGTATTTACCCGATTGCAGTCTTTCTCTCGTCCCAGCTCCACcactgctgtctctctctccatcctcaCCTCTTGCAACATCTCCtccttctgctggatctcatcaTTTAGGCGTAACAGACGCACTTTGTCCAGCTGTCAATGCACACAATTACTTAAAAGAACAATATTCTCAAAGCTGCCTTCgtgttttaaattgttgtttttggttttttACTACACGTACCTCAGCATTCTGCTGCAGGGTCTCTTTCTCCTGTGCCCAGTTGGCCCTTCCCTCTCTCAGAGCCAGACTGGCATCTGCCAGCTGAAGTGTGAGCTGTGCGGCCTGCAGACGAGCCTGATGGAGCTCAGCATGTGCGGTGTCCCTCTGAGCAACCATGTCTCTCAGCTCCCCCCTCAGAGTCTCCACACAGCGTTCACTCATGTTCAGACGCTCTTGAACACTCCGGAGTTCACTCAAAGACACTTCATTGGCTGCCTGCTCAACAACACAAACATGTCATGCTCAGAAGATGGTGACAGTCTACAGTCAGTTAGGGGGGCTGGCATACATGACTTCTAGCATCTATCTGCatcaatttctttattttctggACTATATAGACATTGTTCAGGTTTGTCACATATGCATTTACAACAACTTATACAgttgatatttaattttaaaacttatTACACACTTATTattaaacactttcaaaataatgaatgaatcttACCAAGCACAAGTTTTCTGAATGGTAGTGCacactataataaaatatttatatgtggaTTGCAAAAAATAATTCATCAAATACAGAATACATGGCTATGACTGAATGGCCATCAAAGTTGCAATTACAACATGTAACAGCAGGGATTGTCTGGACCATGCAAATCCCAGTCAAACCTTGACCCTCTTAAATAACATGCACTTCATGGATAAAAGGCGTCAGGTCTCTTTTCTGAGACACTACATCCTGTGTACACCCTGTAAGACATCCAAGGTAAAAGCTGGGGTGTGAAAACTGCTGGAGTGTTACCTCCTTCCTGTGAGCGCtgttgagtttgtgtgtgagggTGTTGATGGTGTCTCGGAGCTGTAGGGCATGTGTGTCTCTCTGGGCCAGTGAGCTTCTCAGACTCTGGAACTCTGCTGACAGACTGTGCAGCTCGTTCTCTGTTTGTTCCATCTTTATCTAATATAATACACAAAGCAATGACACAGTTAT
It encodes the following:
- the LOC128011710 gene encoding calcium-binding and coiled-coil domain-containing protein 1, translated to MEKTWEVEFRNVGSCYFPQSRVDCHYTINPQHTWASNDWIGLFKVGWSSVKDYHTFVWAVAPSSYKEGTSVNCCVNFQASYLPGPSAQQYQFVYVDGRGEVCSRSTAFIFSAPKPLEEMVTLEEEGQGEEVGEDMLLVIPRAQLLQSRLQECLKERADLLQALEAADQNVEREKGRRERDRSSWEQSRKELERKISDLKEEVREYREKVEDMKEKQKEVEDLGEALTEEKRALLAQKEANEQRIRELEEDIKVLTQRGLERETDLERMRERAKKAAAQKKEDEDEQKNLKIKMEQTENELHSLSAEFQSLRSSLAQRDTHALQLRDTINTLTHKLNSAHRKEAANEVSLSELRSVQERLNMSERCVETLRGELRDMVAQRDTAHAELHQARLQAAQLTLQLADASLALREGRANWAQEKETLQQNAELDKVRLLRLNDEIQQKEEMLQEVRMERETAVVELGREKDCNRVQLSETRRELQELKASLRVAQKEKEQLQTEIQEVMEYSRQLERRLEVLSDSKWSETALLQSSHAESPLLSDSEDENPEALQDAHSSGPLNHYSLCEQPQADLLLPATPPPSPRHPLGMDAVVISQPAPLSSPHQPSAHTHAHSSESEEEYEAALSRGHGSGEETALLLPDNRDTTLGDLAESPLW